A portion of the Acidobacteriota bacterium genome contains these proteins:
- a CDS encoding DUF5715 family protein, with translation MQRSRRSILTLLLLLAASLLPLLTQAQSLKPSRNSLNRQNLQARQHDFTFLKNPAHVARFVDRGWLVPVPGNAHYSLDGVSFPFARPEVRLFIERLSRQYRSACGEKLVVTSLTRPRSHTPWNSSIHSVHPTGMALDLRRSRRSSCRNWLEKTLLSLEGSRVLEASRERFPPHYHLAVFPKPYRRYVERLKSGRGGEIRVASGDTLWSIARRHRVEIDALRQVNGLSSNRIYPGQTLALPVED, from the coding sequence ATGCAACGCTCCCGACGCTCGATCCTCACCCTCCTGCTGCTGCTTGCGGCGAGCCTGCTGCCGCTTCTCACCCAGGCCCAAAGCCTCAAGCCGTCGCGCAATTCCCTCAACCGACAGAACCTCCAGGCGCGCCAGCACGACTTCACCTTTCTGAAGAATCCGGCCCACGTCGCCCGCTTCGTCGACCGTGGCTGGTTGGTGCCGGTACCGGGCAACGCCCATTACTCGCTAGACGGCGTGTCCTTCCCCTTCGCGCGACCGGAGGTACGGCTCTTCATCGAGCGCCTGTCGCGCCAATACCGTTCCGCCTGCGGCGAGAAGCTGGTGGTCACCAGCCTCACCCGACCGCGCAGCCACACCCCCTGGAACTCGTCGATCCACAGCGTCCACCCGACGGGAATGGCCCTCGATCTGCGCCGCAGCCGCCGCAGTTCCTGCCGCAACTGGCTCGAAAAGACCCTGCTCTCGCTGGAGGGCTCGCGAGTTCTGGAGGCCAGCCGTGAGCGGTTCCCGCCGCACTATCACCTGGCCGTCTTTCCCAAGCCCTACAGGCGATACGTCGAGCGGCTGAAATCCGGCCGGGGCGGCGAGATCCGGGTGGCGTCCGGCGACACCCTGTGGAGCATCGCCCGCCGCCACCGGGTAGAGATCGACGCCTTGCGGCAGGTCAACGGCCTGTCCTCCAACCGGATCTATCCGGGCCAAACCCTAGCCCTGCCCGTTGAAGACTGA
- a CDS encoding DMT family transporter: MSTARGAPFGTSGRTFFSSGAGLMVASAFWFSVMSALVKLAGERLPSQEIVLARAVVSLVLSWGLLRRAGVSPWGREPRWLLLRGFFGFVGLTCVYFAVTRLPLAEATVIQYLHPVLTALLAALFLSEMVAASLVLSLALSLVGVLLVARPAAIFGGAAAELDPLGLAAAFGGALFSAIAYVLVRRLSSSEHTLVIIFYFPLVTVPLALPWVLTHGLWPRGWEWLVLLGVGIATQLAQVYLTRGIQLLPAGRATSLSYLQVAFAGIWGLALFGEVPDLWFAAGALLVLAGALVSARAEAKERRAAAG, from the coding sequence ATGAGCACTGCCCGCGGCGCTCCATTCGGGACTTCTGGGAGGACGTTTTTCTCGTCCGGTGCTGGGCTCATGGTGGCCAGCGCCTTTTGGTTCAGCGTGATGAGCGCCCTGGTGAAGCTGGCCGGTGAGCGCTTGCCGAGCCAGGAGATCGTGCTGGCCCGGGCCGTCGTGTCGCTGGTGCTTTCCTGGGGCCTGCTGCGTCGGGCGGGAGTGTCGCCGTGGGGCCGAGAGCCGCGCTGGCTGCTGCTGCGGGGCTTTTTCGGCTTCGTGGGTCTCACCTGCGTCTATTTCGCGGTCACCCGCTTGCCGCTGGCCGAAGCCACCGTTATCCAGTACCTCCACCCGGTGCTCACGGCGCTGCTGGCAGCGCTTTTCCTGAGCGAGATGGTGGCCGCCTCGCTGGTCCTTTCCCTCGCCCTGAGTCTGGTCGGTGTTCTGCTGGTGGCGCGGCCGGCGGCGATCTTCGGCGGCGCGGCGGCGGAACTCGATCCGCTGGGCCTGGCCGCGGCCTTCGGCGGTGCCCTGTTCAGCGCCATTGCCTACGTGCTGGTGCGTCGCTTGAGTTCCAGCGAGCACACCCTCGTTATCATCTTCTACTTCCCGCTGGTGACGGTGCCTCTGGCCCTGCCGTGGGTGCTGACGCACGGGCTTTGGCCGCGCGGTTGGGAATGGCTGGTGCTGTTGGGCGTGGGCATCGCCACGCAGCTCGCCCAGGTCTACCTCACCCGCGGCATCCAGTTGCTGCCGGCCGGCCGGGCCACCTCGCTGTCGTACCTGCAGGTGGCCTTCGCCGGCATCTGGGGCCTGGCGCTGTTTGGCGAAGTGCCGGACCTGTGGTTCGCCGCCGGCGCACTGCTGGTGCTCGCCGGCGCCCTGGTGTCGGCTCGGGCGGAAGCGAAGGAGCGGCGCGCCGCCGCCGGTTGA
- a CDS encoding DUF4388 domain-containing protein yields the protein MSLSGRLEDITLPHFLQVIASHRLSGKLSVRLAEGFGLLVLRHGQVIYGATHSAREAFGSILLMRRLIDRSTLEEALVRQSQSPEEIRLGTVLVEMAAIDEETVRSVLREQIEKVLEEMFGWRRGVFKFESMDIPARGEVAVDVVDFLVREGLPTDELVDQALARIDEMKDQAHRATLGKILEDTPPPEVTGELVSRLLVAGRELCDSVLLLERAGRELRGVGHSGLPNGDLWVRDLRISLDELSVFARVVADGRPERGEVGLPRDLAGPLGEERLDALVVPLMLRSRPALVFLGYGLATTDDAETLSEALSAALDSTAHAGS from the coding sequence ATGAGCCTCTCAGGTCGACTCGAAGACATCACTCTGCCTCATTTTCTCCAGGTCATCGCTTCTCACCGCCTGTCCGGAAAGCTCTCCGTCCGCCTAGCGGAGGGCTTCGGACTGCTGGTGCTGCGCCACGGGCAGGTGATCTACGGAGCGACTCACTCGGCGCGGGAGGCCTTCGGGTCCATCCTGCTGATGCGCCGATTGATCGATCGCTCCACCCTGGAGGAAGCGTTGGTCCGTCAGAGTCAGTCACCGGAAGAGATCCGCTTGGGCACCGTTTTGGTCGAGATGGCAGCGATTGACGAAGAGACCGTCCGATCGGTGCTGCGGGAACAGATCGAGAAGGTGCTGGAGGAGATGTTCGGGTGGCGGCGCGGGGTGTTCAAGTTCGAGTCGATGGACATTCCGGCGCGCGGTGAGGTGGCGGTGGATGTGGTCGACTTTCTGGTGCGCGAGGGGTTGCCCACGGACGAACTGGTCGACCAGGCCTTGGCGCGAATCGATGAGATGAAGGATCAGGCGCATCGCGCGACCTTGGGCAAGATCTTGGAGGATACCCCTCCGCCGGAGGTGACCGGCGAGCTGGTTTCGCGGCTGTTGGTGGCGGGTCGCGAACTGTGCGACAGCGTTCTTTTGCTCGAGCGGGCCGGTCGGGAGCTGCGAGGCGTCGGGCATTCTGGCCTGCCCAACGGCGATCTTTGGGTGCGCGATTTGCGGATCTCCCTCGATGAACTTTCGGTCTTCGCCCGGGTGGTGGCGGACGGCCGCCCGGAACGGGGTGAAGTGGGCCTTCCGCGGGACCTCGCCGGGCCGCTCGGCGAAGAGCGGCTGGACGCTCTGGTCGTGCCGCTCATGCTGCGCAGCCGTCCGGCGCTGGTCTTTTTGGGCTATGGACTCGCTACCACCGACGATGCCGAGACGTTGTCCGAGGCCCTCTCCGCCGCCTTGGATTCGACGGCCCACGCCGGTTCCTGA
- a CDS encoding alpha/beta hydrolase yields MNQTPPRKTSERLVVPSLALGAGIGLLGVLRHRFQASQVFAPRPFPEDLSRPAPFGRRAEDHWFETADQRRLHGWWVAHPKARGTVLFCHGNSSTIGDQIPLLERLRPLRLNIFLFDYRGYGLSAGTPSEKGLFLDVRAAWDYLTSDLGQPAERILLFGNSLGGAVAIDCAQARPAAGLVVQSTFTDIRSMARLRFPKLPAWVARNQFRSADKVASLDLPKLFIHGLRDRVIPSQVGLELYERARAPKQLYLVPKAGHRDVAVRGGRDYLRQLQRFRDQQLPALEPS; encoded by the coding sequence ATGAATCAAACTCCTCCTCGCAAGACCTCGGAACGGCTCGTCGTTCCGTCCCTCGCCCTCGGCGCCGGCATCGGCTTGCTCGGCGTGCTGCGCCACCGGTTTCAAGCGAGCCAGGTATTCGCGCCCCGGCCTTTCCCGGAAGACCTGTCCCGGCCAGCCCCATTCGGCCGGCGGGCCGAAGATCACTGGTTCGAGACGGCCGACCAGAGACGTCTACACGGCTGGTGGGTCGCACACCCCAAGGCCCGCGGCACGGTGCTCTTCTGCCACGGCAACAGCAGCACCATCGGCGACCAGATCCCGCTCCTGGAGCGGCTGCGACCGCTGCGCCTGAACATCTTTCTCTTCGACTATCGCGGCTACGGCCTGAGCGCCGGCACGCCGAGCGAGAAGGGCCTGTTCCTGGACGTTCGGGCCGCCTGGGACTACCTGACCAGCGACCTCGGCCAGCCGGCGGAGCGCATTCTGCTGTTCGGGAACTCCCTCGGCGGCGCCGTCGCCATCGACTGCGCCCAGGCGCGGCCGGCGGCCGGCCTGGTGGTGCAGTCCACCTTCACGGACATTCGCTCGATGGCCCGCCTGCGCTTTCCGAAACTGCCCGCCTGGGTGGCCCGCAACCAGTTCCGGAGCGCCGACAAAGTGGCCTCCCTCGATCTGCCCAAGCTGTTCATCCACGGTTTGCGGGACCGGGTGATCCCCTCGCAGGTGGGTCTGGAACTCTACGAGCGAGCCCGGGCGCCGAAACAGCTCTACCTAGTGCCGAAGGCCGGGCACCGGGACGTCGCCGTGCGCGGCGGCCGTGACTACCTGCGCCAGCTCCAGCGCTTCCGGGACCAGCAACTGCCGGCCCTCGAGCCTTCGTGA
- the mscL gene encoding large conductance mechanosensitive channel protein MscL: protein MSLMSEFKEFAVKGNAIDMAVGIIIGGAFGKIVSSLVNDVIMPPIGKMLGGVDFSSLFINLGDENYESLAAATEAGAPTINYGMFLQTIFDFAIIAFVIFMMVRAMNKARRQEEEAPEEPPKPSEEVVLLREIRDNLAGDSAE, encoded by the coding sequence ATGTCATTGATGAGTGAGTTCAAGGAGTTTGCGGTGAAGGGAAACGCCATCGACATGGCCGTCGGCATCATCATCGGCGGTGCCTTTGGCAAGATCGTCAGCTCGCTGGTGAACGACGTCATCATGCCGCCCATCGGCAAGATGCTCGGCGGCGTGGATTTCAGCAGTCTGTTCATCAACCTGGGGGACGAGAACTACGAATCTCTGGCGGCCGCCACCGAAGCCGGCGCGCCGACCATCAATTACGGCATGTTTCTGCAAACGATCTTCGATTTCGCGATCATCGCCTTCGTGATTTTCATGATGGTGCGGGCGATGAACAAGGCTCGCCGCCAGGAAGAAGAGGCACCGGAAGAGCCGCCGAAGCCGTCCGAAGAGGTAGTGCTGCTGCGGGAGATCCGCGACAACCTGGCTGGAGATTCTGCCGAGTAG
- the hflC gene encoding protease modulator HflC, with protein sequence MGRPILIVVAIVLLVGIANSVFIINEAEQAIITQLGKPVGDPIVTPGLKIKLPFFQKVNRFDKRFLEWDGEVNQLPTRDKRLILVDTYARWRITDPLLYFQRLGSERRAQTRLDDILDGETRNAIANHNLVEVVRTSNREAVQDESAPVLDAVLDRIEAGRDQIRQEILAAAQGRTGDLGIEILDVRLKRINYIEDVRLKVYDRMISERKRIAALYLSEGDGEASRIRGEKERELKTIQSEAYRQAQEIRGRADASATEIYARAYNQSREAREFYEFLQSMETFVGTVDDDTSLLLSTDGDFYRYLKGAGSP encoded by the coding sequence ATGGGTCGTCCGATTCTGATTGTCGTCGCCATCGTGCTGCTCGTCGGCATCGCCAACAGCGTCTTCATCATCAACGAAGCGGAACAGGCGATCATCACCCAGCTCGGCAAGCCGGTGGGGGACCCCATCGTCACCCCGGGCCTCAAGATCAAGCTCCCCTTCTTCCAAAAGGTCAACCGCTTCGACAAGCGGTTTCTCGAATGGGACGGCGAGGTCAACCAGCTTCCCACCCGCGACAAGCGCTTGATCCTGGTGGACACCTATGCCCGCTGGCGGATCACCGACCCGCTGCTCTATTTTCAGCGGCTGGGCAGTGAGCGCCGGGCGCAAACCCGTCTGGACGACATCTTGGACGGCGAAACCCGCAACGCCATCGCCAACCACAATCTGGTGGAGGTGGTGCGTACCAGCAACCGGGAGGCGGTGCAGGATGAGTCGGCGCCGGTGCTGGACGCCGTGCTCGACCGCATCGAGGCCGGTCGGGATCAGATTCGCCAGGAGATCCTGGCCGCCGCCCAGGGCCGCACCGGCGACCTTGGCATCGAGATCCTGGACGTGCGCTTGAAGCGCATCAACTACATCGAAGACGTGCGCCTCAAGGTCTACGACCGGATGATCTCCGAACGCAAGCGGATCGCCGCTCTCTATCTCTCCGAGGGCGACGGCGAGGCTTCGCGCATCCGCGGCGAAAAAGAGCGCGAACTGAAAACCATCCAGTCCGAGGCCTACCGCCAGGCCCAGGAAATCCGCGGCCGGGCCGACGCCTCGGCGACGGAGATCTACGCCCGGGCCTACAACCAGTCGCGCGAGGCGCGGGAGTTTTACGAGTTCCTGCAGTCGATGGAGACCTTCGTCGGCACCGTCGATGACGACACCTCGCTGCTGCTGTCAACGGACGGCGATTTTTACCGCTACCTCAAGGGAGCGGGCTCCCCGTGA
- the hflK gene encoding FtsH protease activity modulator HflK, with the protein MTQFNGGSGSGPGDSVLDFPALEQRLKRMRNNLPGRAILLAILILAILLTSVYTVDPEEVGVVMRFGQYVRTAEPGLNFKAPLPLERVIKVPIERQLKAEFGYRTERAGVRSQYSASTSLKAESLMLTGDLNIADVEWVVQYRIVDPAKYLFRVRNVEATFRAMSEAVMREVVGDRTVNEVITFGREELAGLVEAKLQELCEQYETGLKVEQVVLQNVKPPEPVQPSFNEVNQAEQEKEEKINTAESEYNREVPRARGEAQQTIEQAEGYAINRVNRAEGDANRFEALYGEYRKAPDVTRTRLYLETLGEVLPKAGRTVVVDEEIEGLLPLLSLNQTTVPGGQG; encoded by the coding sequence ATGACTCAATTCAATGGTGGTTCCGGCAGCGGCCCCGGGGATTCGGTTCTCGATTTCCCGGCTCTCGAACAGCGCCTGAAACGGATGCGCAACAACCTTCCCGGGCGCGCGATTCTCCTCGCCATCTTGATTTTGGCGATCCTGTTGACTTCGGTGTACACCGTCGACCCGGAAGAGGTCGGCGTTGTGATGCGCTTCGGCCAGTATGTGCGCACCGCGGAGCCGGGCCTCAACTTCAAGGCGCCGCTGCCGCTGGAGCGGGTGATCAAAGTGCCGATCGAGCGGCAGCTCAAGGCCGAGTTCGGCTACCGCACGGAGCGTGCCGGCGTTCGTAGCCAGTACTCCGCCAGCACCTCTCTGAAGGCCGAATCCTTGATGCTCACCGGTGACCTCAACATCGCCGACGTCGAGTGGGTGGTGCAGTACCGCATTGTCGACCCGGCGAAGTACCTCTTCCGGGTGCGCAATGTCGAGGCTACCTTCCGAGCGATGAGCGAGGCGGTGATGCGCGAGGTGGTGGGGGACCGCACCGTCAACGAGGTGATCACCTTCGGTCGCGAGGAACTCGCCGGCCTGGTGGAGGCGAAGCTCCAGGAACTCTGTGAACAGTACGAGACCGGCCTCAAGGTGGAGCAGGTGGTGCTGCAGAACGTCAAGCCGCCGGAGCCGGTGCAGCCCTCCTTCAACGAGGTCAACCAGGCCGAACAAGAGAAAGAAGAAAAGATCAATACCGCCGAGAGCGAGTACAACCGCGAAGTGCCGCGGGCGCGCGGCGAAGCGCAGCAGACCATCGAGCAGGCGGAGGGTTACGCCATCAATCGGGTCAACCGCGCGGAGGGCGACGCCAATCGCTTCGAGGCGCTCTACGGCGAGTACCGCAAGGCGCCGGATGTGACCCGTACCCGCCTCTACCTGGAGACCCTCGGGGAGGTGCTGCCGAAGGCCGGCCGCACGGTGGTGGTGGACGAGGAGATCGAGGGGTTGCTGCCGCTCTTGAGTCTCAACCAAACCACCGTGCCGGGAGGGCAGGGCTGA
- a CDS encoding S53 family peptidase produces MKTESQHLSVAELSRRYAFPKDFDGSGETLGIIAMAGGYHRSDIEAMFRSIDRPMPELIDVGVPSPDGRGANRPSSMADLAALAKALRAEQVPTQLDALATLETTMDVQLAAAFAPGARVVVYFAPARQPAGLYYTLLTAVHDSVNRPSVLSISWGWPEPRKLADSAELQEIMVGARELFDLARSRGITLCASSGDTGSGDPAEGDTPKAGEGRFPGADWVQFPASSPYALACGGTTLDGSSESSWNIRLAGHSYASGGGASRAFDRPTWQQGVIGDALGPRGRGVPDVAGLADQRFGSTFFAGGETLGSAGTSAATPLWAALITRLNQALGTRLGHLNPRIYRLAAADPTLFRDVIAGTNGEFQASDGWDPVTGWGSPHGERLLEALREDLQQHP; encoded by the coding sequence TTGAAGACTGAATCCCAGCACCTTTCCGTCGCCGAACTGAGCCGGAGGTACGCCTTCCCGAAGGACTTCGACGGCAGCGGCGAAACCCTCGGCATCATCGCCATGGCCGGCGGCTATCACCGGTCGGACATCGAAGCGATGTTTCGCTCGATCGACCGGCCGATGCCCGAGCTGATCGACGTCGGTGTCCCCAGCCCGGACGGCCGGGGCGCAAACCGCCCGTCCTCGATGGCCGACCTCGCGGCCCTCGCGAAAGCCTTACGCGCCGAGCAGGTGCCAACCCAGCTCGACGCCCTTGCCACCCTCGAAACGACCATGGACGTGCAGCTCGCCGCGGCCTTCGCACCGGGCGCCCGGGTAGTGGTGTACTTCGCGCCGGCGCGCCAGCCGGCGGGCCTCTATTACACCCTGCTGACGGCAGTCCACGACAGCGTGAACCGACCGTCGGTGCTGTCCATCTCCTGGGGTTGGCCGGAGCCGCGGAAGCTGGCGGACTCCGCCGAGCTCCAAGAGATCATGGTGGGTGCCCGCGAACTGTTCGATCTGGCCCGCAGTCGCGGCATCACCCTGTGCGCTTCTTCCGGTGACACGGGGTCCGGAGATCCGGCCGAGGGCGACACGCCGAAGGCCGGCGAAGGCCGCTTCCCCGGCGCCGACTGGGTCCAGTTTCCCGCCAGTAGCCCCTACGCCTTGGCCTGCGGCGGAACGACCCTCGACGGTTCCAGCGAATCGAGCTGGAACATTCGCCTGGCGGGCCACTCCTATGCCAGCGGCGGCGGCGCATCGCGCGCCTTCGACCGGCCGACCTGGCAGCAGGGCGTGATCGGCGACGCCCTCGGCCCGCGGGGGCGCGGCGTACCGGATGTCGCCGGCCTCGCCGACCAGCGTTTCGGTTCGACCTTCTTCGCCGGCGGCGAGACCCTAGGCTCCGCCGGTACCAGCGCCGCCACTCCGCTTTGGGCAGCCCTGATCACCCGCCTCAATCAGGCCCTCGGCACCCGCCTCGGGCACTTGAACCCGCGCATCTATCGCCTGGCGGCGGCGGACCCCACCCTTTTCCGGGACGTCATCGCCGGCACCAACGGCGAGTTTCAAGCCAGCGATGGCTGGGATCCGGTCACCGGCTGGGGCAGTCCGCATGGCGAACGCCTGCTCGAGGCCCTGCGCGAAGATCTCCAGCAACACCCCTGA
- a CDS encoding M14 family metallopeptidase, whose protein sequence is MSRFARPVAAFCLTGFAAFCGHLPSFATPAKAVAPQVVSLAHYLPAGVEYDPEIPPPAEILGWEVGTWHVTPEALVRYMEVLASRSDRVRIDLQGRTHEGRPQVLVTLTSAANQDRLEEIRTARLAADGPPEGAPAVVWLGYSIHGNEASGSNASLLTAYHLAAARGPEIEALLDEVVVLIDPCLNPDGLGRFATWANMHRGRQPVGRGIHREHNEVWPGGRTNHYWFDLNRDWLLLQHPESVHRVKTLWRWRPDLSGDYHEMGSDQTYFFQPGVPSRQNPLTPDRNLQLTREIAAFHAEALDAEGRLYFSEETFDDFYPGKGSTYPDLVGGLGVLFEQASVRGHRRDTENGTLTFPFAVHNQFLTSLSMIDAGRAKREALHEYRREFDRGSRAAASRDALGGYVFGDGGDPARAWHLVEILEGHGIEVYRLARGIEVGGDRFAPESAFLVPVEQDRYRLIKALFEKRTAFEDSTFYDISAWTLPLAFGLPEAGLGRRVWAKNLLGEAVTSSALKAASKAPVAASSPYAYLIDWSGYYAPAAVYALQRGGYRPRVAKRPFEAETPDGRRAFAAGTVVVPTAGASPALTEHMRRFAREGGVAIHPVASGLTPNGIDLGSPQSRPLKTPKPLLLVGPGVSGYAAGEIWHLLDHRMGIELPLVEVERLRNLDLDRFTHLLMVDGEYGRIDEDTLAAILRWVRRGGVVVASGRAAAWAGDSLLTLETEGLSGETGGGDEDSRWRAYAEFDQERQAERISGAIFETELDLTHPLVFGYRASRLPVFRSGTAVLEAGSDPYAAPVRYTSDPLLAGYASEERQRQLAGTPALVAQRVGRGTVVRLAGRANFRGFWFGTNKLYLNALFFAPLLDATEPPERWR, encoded by the coding sequence ATGTCTCGATTCGCCAGGCCGGTCGCGGCCTTTTGCCTCACCGGCTTTGCCGCCTTCTGCGGCCACCTGCCGTCCTTTGCCACGCCCGCGAAGGCCGTGGCGCCGCAGGTTGTCTCCCTGGCCCACTACCTGCCGGCCGGAGTGGAGTACGACCCGGAGATTCCGCCGCCGGCCGAGATTCTCGGCTGGGAGGTCGGCACCTGGCACGTGACGCCCGAGGCCCTGGTTCGATATATGGAGGTGCTCGCGTCGCGTTCGGACCGGGTGCGCATCGACCTCCAGGGGCGCACTCACGAGGGGCGGCCGCAGGTGCTGGTCACCCTCACCTCGGCGGCGAACCAGGACCGGCTGGAAGAGATCCGCACCGCCCGGTTGGCCGCCGACGGACCGCCTGAAGGGGCGCCGGCGGTGGTGTGGTTGGGCTACAGCATCCACGGCAACGAGGCCAGCGGCTCCAACGCTTCGCTCCTGACCGCCTACCACCTGGCGGCGGCCCGCGGGCCGGAGATTGAAGCCCTGCTCGACGAGGTGGTGGTGTTGATCGATCCCTGCCTCAACCCCGACGGCCTCGGCCGCTTCGCCACCTGGGCCAACATGCACCGCGGCCGGCAACCGGTGGGGCGGGGCATCCACCGCGAGCACAACGAGGTTTGGCCCGGCGGCCGCACCAACCACTATTGGTTCGATTTGAACCGCGACTGGCTGCTCCTCCAGCACCCGGAGTCGGTCCACCGGGTGAAGACCCTGTGGCGCTGGCGACCGGACCTGTCCGGCGATTACCACGAGATGGGTTCGGACCAGACCTACTTCTTCCAGCCCGGTGTGCCCAGTCGCCAGAACCCGTTGACCCCGGATCGCAACCTGCAGTTGACCCGCGAGATCGCGGCCTTTCACGCCGAGGCTCTAGATGCGGAGGGCCGGCTGTATTTCTCCGAGGAGACGTTTGACGATTTCTATCCCGGCAAGGGCTCGACCTATCCGGATCTGGTAGGCGGCCTCGGCGTGTTGTTCGAACAGGCGAGCGTGCGCGGCCATCGCCGGGACACTGAGAACGGCACGCTGACCTTTCCCTTCGCCGTCCACAATCAGTTTTTGACTTCCCTGTCGATGATCGATGCGGGGCGGGCCAAGCGCGAGGCGCTGCACGAGTACCGGCGGGAGTTTGATCGCGGCAGCCGGGCGGCGGCCAGCCGCGACGCCCTCGGCGGCTATGTCTTCGGCGATGGCGGCGATCCGGCCCGGGCGTGGCACCTGGTGGAGATCCTGGAGGGGCACGGCATCGAGGTCTATCGGCTGGCGCGAGGGATCGAGGTGGGGGGCGACCGCTTCGCACCCGAAAGCGCTTTCCTGGTGCCGGTGGAGCAGGACCGCTACCGGCTGATCAAGGCGCTGTTTGAGAAACGCACCGCCTTCGAGGACTCCACCTTCTACGACATCTCCGCCTGGACCTTGCCGCTCGCTTTCGGGCTGCCGGAGGCGGGCCTCGGGCGTCGGGTGTGGGCGAAGAACTTGCTCGGGGAGGCGGTGACTTCGAGCGCCCTGAAAGCGGCGTCGAAAGCACCGGTGGCGGCGTCCAGCCCCTATGCCTACCTGATCGATTGGTCCGGCTACTACGCGCCGGCGGCGGTCTACGCCCTGCAGCGCGGCGGCTACCGGCCACGGGTGGCGAAGCGCCCGTTCGAGGCGGAGACCCCCGATGGCCGCCGCGCCTTCGCCGCCGGCACGGTGGTGGTGCCGACGGCCGGCGCCAGTCCGGCCCTCACCGAACACATGCGCCGATTCGCCCGGGAGGGCGGAGTCGCCATCCACCCGGTGGCGTCCGGGTTGACCCCGAACGGCATCGATCTCGGCAGTCCGCAGTCGCGCCCCTTGAAAACCCCGAAGCCGCTGCTGCTGGTGGGTCCCGGCGTTTCGGGCTATGCCGCGGGGGAGATTTGGCACCTCCTGGACCACCGGATGGGGATCGAACTTCCGCTGGTGGAGGTGGAGCGGCTGCGCAACCTGGATCTCGACCGCTTCACCCATCTGCTGATGGTTGACGGCGAATACGGAAGGATCGACGAGGACACCCTGGCGGCGATCCTGCGCTGGGTGCGCCGCGGCGGGGTGGTGGTGGCGTCCGGCCGCGCCGCCGCCTGGGCCGGCGACTCCCTCCTCACCCTGGAGACCGAAGGACTGAGCGGTGAGACCGGCGGCGGGGACGAGGACTCCCGCTGGCGGGCCTACGCCGAGTTTGACCAGGAGCGCCAGGCGGAGCGCATCTCCGGAGCGATCTTCGAGACGGAGCTGGATCTCACCCACCCGTTGGTCTTCGGCTACCGCGCCAGCCGCCTGCCGGTGTTTCGCAGCGGCACGGCGGTGCTCGAAGCGGGAAGCGACCCCTACGCCGCGCCGGTGCGCTACACCTCGGATCCGCTACTTGCCGGCTATGCCTCCGAGGAGCGCCAGCGCCAGCTCGCCGGGACCCCGGCGCTGGTCGCTCAGCGGGTGGGGCGCGGCACCGTCGTCCGCCTGGCCGGCCGAGCGAACTTCCGGGGCTTCTGGTTCGGTACCAACAAGCTGTACCTGAACGCCCTGTTCTTCGCTCCGCTGTTGGACGCCACCGAGCCGCCGGAGCGCTGGCGGTAG